Proteins co-encoded in one Flavobacterium fluviale genomic window:
- a CDS encoding sensor histidine kinase produces the protein MNKLFFRILVLLMSLSLIGIILVQVFWFNSSFKNNEEQFKYHVTQVIGNVADKLEQQEEYSFYDKYNRIKDSTGKIPKKEDLLEVLYVQRNTKTNKTIVYSNTLTSEDYDISGSLFNKKFSSERFKNFSSKRVTEIYNNNGIDNNSLGQSIIPDIRSEKSGSLDILNKVQQQIQYKDIASLTPIEGRITRDKLYKLLKKELGEYEVKTKFEFAIYSDGIPTKIKSDGFHSLDKEATYSIPVFTDNEGNSKYELSVTFPHKKKFLLSELLSITILSIVFTLIIIVAYTSALNQLLRQKHISEIKTDFINNMTHEFKTPIATINLALDAIKNPRIIEDKEKVYRYLQMIRDENKRMHAQVENVLRISKLEKRELDITKEPTVIHDIIDDAIEHVNLILEDKKGTVVKHYNAARTTCLINEVHFTNVLVNILENAIKYSPDIPEIEIFTENVKDMILIKVRDHGLGMSKIAQKRVFEKFYREHTGDLHNVKGHGLGLAYVKRIVEDHNGQVYVESEKGKGSTFIIKIPLIN, from the coding sequence ATGAATAAATTATTTTTTAGAATACTTGTTTTATTGATGAGTTTGTCCTTAATCGGGATAATTCTGGTACAGGTATTTTGGTTCAATTCTTCGTTCAAGAATAATGAAGAACAATTTAAATACCACGTTACTCAAGTAATTGGAAATGTTGCAGACAAACTGGAACAACAAGAAGAGTATAGTTTCTACGACAAATACAACCGTATAAAAGATAGTACGGGTAAAATTCCAAAAAAAGAAGATTTACTTGAAGTACTTTATGTACAAAGAAACACAAAGACGAATAAAACAATTGTTTATTCGAATACATTGACATCGGAAGATTATGATATCAGCGGCTCTCTTTTTAACAAAAAATTCAGCAGTGAACGTTTTAAAAATTTTAGTTCAAAAAGAGTAACTGAAATTTATAATAACAATGGGATTGATAATAATAGTCTAGGACAAAGTATTATTCCAGATATAAGGAGTGAAAAATCTGGAAGTTTAGATATTTTAAATAAAGTTCAACAGCAGATCCAATATAAAGATATTGCCTCCTTAACTCCAATTGAAGGAAGAATAACAAGAGACAAGCTTTATAAGTTATTAAAAAAAGAGCTGGGTGAATACGAGGTTAAAACTAAATTTGAATTTGCAATATACAGTGATGGAATTCCGACCAAGATTAAATCTGATGGATTTCATTCTTTAGATAAAGAAGCAACTTACAGTATTCCAGTTTTTACAGATAATGAAGGAAATAGTAAATATGAGTTATCAGTTACTTTTCCTCATAAAAAGAAATTCCTATTATCTGAATTATTAAGTATCACTATTTTATCTATAGTTTTTACTTTAATTATAATTGTTGCTTACACGAGTGCGTTAAATCAATTACTGCGTCAAAAACATATTTCTGAAATCAAGACAGATTTTATAAATAATATGACACATGAGTTTAAAACTCCTATTGCGACTATAAATTTAGCACTTGATGCTATTAAAAATCCAAGGATTATAGAAGATAAAGAAAAAGTGTATCGTTATCTTCAAATGATTCGAGATGAGAATAAAAGAATGCATGCACAGGTGGAGAATGTTCTTCGTATTTCTAAATTAGAAAAAAGAGAACTGGATATCACCAAAGAACCGACTGTTATTCATGATATTATTGATGATGCAATTGAGCACGTCAATTTAATTCTAGAAGACAAAAAAGGAACTGTTGTGAAGCATTATAATGCAGCAAGGACAACCTGTCTGATAAATGAAGTTCATTTTACTAATGTTTTGGTTAATATTTTGGAAAATGCCATTAAATATTCACCAGATATACCAGAAATCGAAATCTTTACAGAGAATGTAAAAGATATGATTTTGATAAAAGTAAGAGATCATGGGTTGGGAATGAGTAAGATAGCTCAAAAGCGAGTTTTTGAGAAATTTTACAGAGAGCATACTGGAGATCTGCACAATGTAAAAGGCCACGGTTTAGGTTTGGCCTATGTTAAGAGAATTGTTGAAGACCATAACGGTCAAGTATATGTAGAAAGCGAAAAAGGAAAAGGTAGCACCTTTATAATAAAAATACCATTAATAAATTAA
- a CDS encoding glycosyltransferase codes for MIFSLIIPVYNRPDEVDELLESLSKSDYNEAFEIVLVEDGSSIPCRDVVMNYQGKLNISYYFKQNSGPGDSRNFGMQKARGDYFIIFDSDCIIPSNYLTEVRKALNEKYVDCFGGPDKALDSFSDIQKAINFAMTSFLTTGGIRGGSEKINKFQPRSFNMGISKKAFEASKGFGNIHPGEDPDLSIRLWNLGFETRLFSEAYVYHKRRIDWEKFSLQVKKFGIARPILNSWYPEHNKLTFFFPTVFIIGLLLAFLLLIFNIDILLQLYFVYFVIIFLTASIQNKSIKIGYLSVIAVWKQFYGYGTGFLKSYIKVILLKKKPQEAFPRMFFKV; via the coding sequence ATGATTTTTTCCTTAATTATACCCGTGTATAATCGTCCAGATGAAGTTGATGAACTTTTAGAAAGTCTCTCAAAATCTGATTATAATGAAGCTTTTGAAATTGTTCTTGTCGAAGATGGATCTTCAATACCATGCAGAGATGTGGTGATGAATTATCAGGGAAAATTAAATATATCCTACTATTTTAAACAAAATTCGGGACCAGGAGATTCTAGAAATTTTGGAATGCAAAAGGCGAGGGGAGATTATTTTATAATTTTTGATTCGGATTGTATAATTCCTTCCAACTATTTGACGGAAGTACGTAAAGCATTAAATGAAAAATATGTCGATTGCTTTGGAGGACCAGATAAAGCGCTTGATAGTTTTTCGGATATTCAGAAAGCAATCAATTTTGCAATGACTTCTTTTTTGACCACAGGTGGAATTAGAGGTGGTTCTGAAAAGATAAATAAATTTCAGCCGAGAAGTTTCAATATGGGAATTTCTAAGAAAGCTTTTGAAGCTTCAAAAGGTTTTGGAAACATTCATCCAGGCGAAGATCCCGATTTATCTATACGTTTATGGAATTTAGGATTTGAAACTAGACTGTTTTCTGAGGCTTATGTGTATCATAAACGTCGAATTGACTGGGAAAAATTCTCTCTCCAAGTAAAAAAATTCGGTATCGCAAGACCGATTTTAAACAGTTGGTATCCAGAACATAATAAGCTCACATTCTTCTTTCCAACTGTCTTTATAATAGGATTATTATTAGCTTTTTTATTGTTAATTTTCAATATTGATATTTTATTACAATTATATTTCGTATATTTCGTTATAATTTTTCTTACAGCGAGTATTCAAAATAAAAGTATCAAAATTGGATATCTTTCTGTAATAGCGGTCTGGAAACAATTCTATGGTTACGGAACAGGATTTTTAAAATCTTATATAAAAGTAATTTTATTAAAAAAGAAACCTCAAGAAGCTTTTCCTCGTATGTTTTTTAAAGTATAA
- a CDS encoding response regulator transcription factor: protein MENTNKRILLVEDDLNFGAVLKDYLMLNDFEVTLAKNGMEGFEKFKKDVYDLCILDVMMPYKDGYTLAKEIREKNSEVPIIFLTAKSMKEDVLKGYKAGADDYLNKPFDSEVLLMKIKAIIQRKSADTKAEQVQFEFNIGKFHLNSKLRFLTFQDEEPIKLSPKENELLKMLILHENDLMPRELALTKIWRDDNYFTSRSMDVYIAKLRKYLKADEDVEILNIHGEGFRLVVKSKVTE, encoded by the coding sequence ATGGAAAATACTAACAAAAGAATACTTTTAGTAGAAGATGACCTAAATTTTGGGGCAGTTCTTAAAGATTATCTAATGTTAAATGACTTTGAAGTTACTTTAGCTAAAAACGGTATGGAAGGTTTCGAGAAATTCAAGAAGGATGTATATGATTTATGTATTCTTGATGTAATGATGCCTTATAAAGATGGTTACACTTTGGCAAAAGAAATTAGAGAAAAAAATAGTGAAGTGCCAATTATCTTCTTGACAGCTAAGTCTATGAAAGAAGATGTTTTAAAAGGATATAAAGCAGGTGCGGATGATTATTTAAATAAGCCTTTTGATTCAGAGGTTCTTTTAATGAAAATTAAAGCAATCATTCAAAGAAAGTCTGCTGATACAAAAGCGGAACAAGTGCAATTTGAATTTAATATCGGTAAATTCCATTTAAATTCAAAATTGAGATTCTTGACTTTCCAAGACGAAGAGCCAATCAAATTATCTCCAAAAGAGAATGAATTGCTTAAAATGCTTATTCTTCATGAAAATGACTTAATGCCAAGAGAGTTAGCTTTAACAAAAATTTGGAGAGATGACAACTACTTTACTTCAAGAAGTATGGATGTTTACATCGCTAAACTAAGAAAATATCTAAAAGCAGATGAAGATGTTGAAATCTTAAACATTCACGGTGAAGGTTTTAGATTAGTGGTTAAAAGTAAAGTTACAGAATAA
- a CDS encoding tetratricopeptide repeat protein: MESLSFYENQFIKADALISEGNSADAKELLEEILAQYPDFGKAHNHLGWIYYNKLSDYDKGIYHYKLAMKFDTKYPAPYLNYTYLLIDIGRYAEAKEHIRFTLANLENADNSSYNSELGRMAEYENQYIDSYNYYKEATKNALNPNFIDNMNANMKRVKDKMSIFEKLKLKLK, encoded by the coding sequence ATGGAAAGTTTAAGTTTTTACGAAAATCAATTTATAAAAGCAGATGCGTTAATTTCTGAAGGAAATTCAGCAGACGCAAAAGAATTACTTGAAGAAATTTTAGCTCAGTATCCTGATTTTGGAAAAGCTCACAACCATTTAGGATGGATTTATTATAATAAATTGAGCGATTATGATAAAGGAATTTATCATTATAAACTAGCAATGAAATTCGATACTAAATATCCTGCACCATATTTAAATTATACCTATTTATTAATTGATATTGGCCGTTATGCTGAAGCAAAAGAACATATCCGCTTTACTTTAGCTAATTTAGAAAATGCGGATAATTCTTCGTATAACAGCGAATTAGGGAGAATGGCAGAATATGAAAATCAATATATTGACTCATATAATTACTATAAAGAAGCAACCAAAAATGCTTTAAACCCAAATTTTATTGACAATATGAATGCCAATATGAAAAGGGTTAAGGATAAAATGTCTATTTTTGAAAAATTAAAATTGAAATTGAAATAA
- the fabV gene encoding enoyl-ACP reductase FabV codes for MIIEPRMRGFICLTAHPTGAEQNVKNQIEYVKSKGEIAGPKKVLVIGASTGFGLASRITSAFGSGAATIGVFFEKPPVEGKTASPGWYNSAAFEKEAHKAGLYAKSINGDAFSNEIKRETLDLIKADLGQVDLIIYSLASPVRTNPNTGVTHRSVLKPIGQTFTNKTVDFHTGKVSEVSIAPANEEDIENTVAVMGGEDWAMWIDSLKNENLLAEGATTVAYSYIGPSLTEAVYRKGTIGRAKDHLEATAFTIGDSLKSIGGKAYVSVNKALVTQASSAIPVIPLYISLLYKIMKEEGIHEGCIEQIQRLFQDRLYNGSDVPVDEKGRIRIDDWEMREDVQAKVAQLWLEATTETLPEIGDLAGYRNDFLNLFGFEFAGVDYNAEANEVVEIESIK; via the coding sequence ATGATTATAGAACCTAGAATGAGAGGATTTATTTGTTTGACTGCCCACCCAACGGGAGCTGAACAAAATGTTAAAAATCAAATTGAATATGTAAAATCTAAAGGAGAAATTGCTGGACCTAAAAAAGTTTTAGTAATTGGTGCTTCAACAGGTTTCGGATTAGCTTCAAGAATTACTAGTGCTTTTGGTTCTGGTGCTGCGACAATTGGAGTATTTTTTGAAAAACCACCGGTTGAGGGAAAAACTGCTTCTCCAGGATGGTACAATTCTGCGGCATTTGAAAAAGAAGCTCATAAAGCAGGTTTGTATGCAAAAAGCATCAACGGAGATGCGTTTTCAAACGAAATTAAGAGAGAAACTCTTGATTTAATCAAAGCTGATTTAGGGCAAGTAGATCTTATTATTTATAGTTTAGCTTCTCCAGTGCGTACAAATCCAAATACTGGAGTTACGCACCGTTCAGTTTTAAAACCAATTGGACAAACTTTTACAAACAAAACTGTTGATTTTCATACGGGAAAAGTTTCTGAAGTTTCTATCGCTCCAGCAAATGAAGAAGATATTGAAAATACAGTTGCTGTTATGGGAGGTGAAGACTGGGCAATGTGGATCGATTCTTTGAAAAATGAAAATTTATTAGCAGAAGGAGCTACAACTGTTGCTTATTCTTATATCGGACCATCTTTAACAGAAGCGGTTTACCGTAAAGGAACTATAGGGCGTGCAAAAGATCATTTAGAAGCTACGGCATTTACTATTGGAGATTCTTTAAAATCTATTGGAGGAAAAGCTTATGTTTCTGTAAACAAAGCTTTAGTGACTCAAGCGAGTTCTGCAATTCCTGTAATTCCGTTATATATTTCTCTTTTATACAAAATAATGAAAGAAGAAGGAATTCACGAAGGCTGTATCGAGCAGATTCAGCGTTTATTCCAAGACAGATTGTACAATGGTTCTGATGTTCCTGTAGACGAAAAAGGAAGAATTAGAATTGATGACTGGGAAATGCGTGAAGATGTTCAGGCTAAAGTGGCTCAACTTTGGTTAGAAGCAACTACAGAAACATTACCAGAAATTGGTGATCTTGCAGGTTATAGAAATGATTTCTTAAATTTATTCGGATTCGAATTTGCTGGTGTTGATTATAATGCAGAAGCAAATGAAGTTGTTGAAATTGAAAGTATCAAATAA
- the coaE gene encoding dephospho-CoA kinase (Dephospho-CoA kinase (CoaE) performs the final step in coenzyme A biosynthesis.), which produces MTKVIGLTGGIGSGKTTIANYFASLGVPVYIADDGAKRVMQSALIIDQVKNTFGRDIFDGEVLNRAKLAQIVFNDKEQLAKLNAIVHPAVKQDFELWVQEYKSFDYVIYEAAILFESGRYKECDVIITVTAPEEVRIERVIQRDKTTREQVLSRMKMQWNDEKRISKSNFVINNDNLKIAKEEVVKILKILNIKQNQS; this is translated from the coding sequence ATGACAAAAGTTATTGGTCTTACAGGTGGAATTGGGAGTGGTAAAACGACTATCGCAAACTATTTTGCATCATTGGGCGTTCCCGTTTACATTGCAGATGATGGAGCCAAAAGAGTAATGCAGTCAGCCCTTATTATTGATCAAGTAAAAAATACTTTTGGCCGCGATATTTTTGACGGAGAAGTTTTAAATAGAGCAAAATTAGCCCAGATAGTTTTTAATGATAAAGAACAGCTGGCAAAATTAAATGCGATTGTGCATCCTGCAGTTAAGCAAGATTTTGAATTATGGGTCCAGGAATATAAAAGTTTTGATTATGTGATTTATGAAGCTGCTATTTTATTTGAAAGCGGCCGTTATAAAGAATGCGATGTAATTATAACAGTTACAGCTCCAGAAGAAGTCAGAATCGAACGAGTGATACAGCGGGATAAAACAACTAGAGAGCAAGTTTTAAGCAGGATGAAAATGCAGTGGAATGACGAAAAACGAATTTCTAAGAGTAATTTCGTGATTAATAACGATAATCTTAAAATTGCTAAAGAAGAAGTTGTTAAAATTCTTAAAATTTTGAATATAAAACAAAATCAGTCTTAA
- the recN gene encoding DNA repair protein RecN, producing MITSLSIKNYALIEKLAIDFSKGFSIITGETGAGKSIILGAIGLVLGKRADLTSLKNKEEKCVIEAQFEISKYNLKDFFEANDLDYEDETIIRREILPSGKSRAFINDSPVNLQELQDLSLYLIDIHSQQQTQELSDENVQFKIIDAIANNTDLILEYQKLLKSYRADKSKWTALIKKQSDSGKEQEYNTFLLNELVAAQLKSGEQEELETDYEKLNNVEIIKESLDKSLLIANEEQFGVFHNLNEIKNALQKVAPFSAEYQNLFERITSLAIEFDDISKELENSSEKLLNDPAQLELVNQKLQLIYNLQKKHQVDSVDALLQIQAELGNSLLELDNMDEEIASLSKIIEEKAMELDQYALQIHQNRFDAIPKLSEQLISILETLGMPNVRFKMELLPSETYFQNGKDELQFLFSANKGTDFGLLKKVASGGEMSRIMLAVKAILAKYSKLPTLIFDEIDTGVSGEIAIRMGEIMKEMSNTMQIFAITHLPQIAAKGDSHFKVSKSTVGDDTQSELKLLSQEDRILEIAQMLSGANISDSALNHAKQLLN from the coding sequence ATGATCACGTCACTGTCAATTAAAAATTATGCTCTTATTGAAAAGTTAGCAATTGATTTTTCTAAAGGTTTTTCTATAATTACAGGTGAGACAGGTGCGGGAAAATCAATTATTTTAGGCGCTATTGGTCTTGTTTTGGGTAAAAGAGCAGATCTTACTTCTTTAAAAAACAAAGAAGAGAAGTGCGTTATCGAAGCACAATTTGAAATTTCTAAATATAATTTAAAAGATTTTTTTGAAGCTAATGATTTGGATTATGAAGATGAAACAATCATTAGACGCGAAATCTTGCCATCTGGAAAATCTCGGGCTTTTATAAACGATAGTCCTGTTAATCTTCAAGAACTGCAGGATTTAAGTCTATATTTAATAGATATTCACTCGCAGCAGCAAACTCAGGAATTGTCAGATGAAAATGTTCAATTTAAGATTATAGATGCTATTGCAAACAATACAGATCTTATTTTAGAATATCAAAAACTACTTAAATCTTATAGAGCAGATAAATCAAAATGGACCGCTTTGATAAAAAAGCAAAGTGATTCTGGAAAAGAGCAGGAATACAATACATTTTTGCTGAATGAATTGGTTGCTGCACAATTAAAATCTGGTGAACAGGAAGAACTTGAAACTGATTATGAAAAGCTGAACAATGTTGAAATAATCAAAGAATCTCTAGATAAATCGCTGTTAATTGCAAATGAGGAGCAGTTTGGTGTTTTTCATAATTTAAATGAAATTAAAAATGCATTGCAGAAAGTTGCGCCATTTTCTGCAGAATATCAAAATTTATTCGAAAGAATAACGAGTCTGGCAATTGAATTTGATGATATTTCTAAAGAATTGGAAAATTCTTCAGAGAAGCTATTAAATGACCCAGCACAGCTGGAATTGGTTAATCAAAAATTACAGTTAATTTATAACCTTCAGAAAAAACATCAAGTAGATTCTGTTGATGCATTGCTTCAAATTCAGGCTGAGTTGGGAAATAGTTTATTGGAACTTGATAATATGGATGAAGAAATAGCTTCTTTGTCTAAAATTATAGAGGAAAAAGCTATGGAGCTTGATCAATATGCTCTTCAGATTCATCAAAATAGATTTGATGCAATTCCGAAACTTTCAGAGCAATTAATTTCTATTTTAGAAACATTAGGAATGCCAAATGTTCGTTTTAAAATGGAATTATTACCTTCTGAAACGTACTTTCAAAACGGAAAAGACGAATTGCAATTTTTGTTTTCTGCCAATAAAGGAACGGATTTTGGGTTATTGAAGAAAGTAGCTTCTGGTGGAGAAATGTCACGTATTATGCTGGCAGTGAAGGCTATTCTGGCTAAATATTCTAAGTTGCCAACATTAATTTTTGATGAAATTGATACTGGTGTTTCTGGAGAAATTGCAATTAGAATGGGAGAGATCATGAAAGAGATGAGTAATACGATGCAGATTTTTGCGATTACGCATTTACCGCAGATTGCAGCAAAAGGAGATTCTCATTTTAAAGTTTCAAAATCTACAGTTGGAGATGATACGCAGTCTGAGTTAAAACTTTTATCTCAAGAAGATCGAATTTTAGAAATTGCGCAGATGTTATCTGGAGCTAATATTTCTGATTCGGCGTTAAACCATGCAAAACAATTACTGAATTAA
- the prfH gene encoding peptide chain release factor H: MEKIIQITAGRGPAECSWVVVQVLKKVLEEAQDQQLETVLLQREAGQENGTVETASIAVKGKNADSFVKSWIGTIQWIGQSQFRKMHKRKNWFIGIFEIEPQKNVSISENDIQYQAMRSSGAGGQHVNKVSSAIRATHVPTGIAVVAMDSRSQHQNKKLATERLLKKLEDEKLIQLKNHVGRQWENQLNIERGNPVRIFTGSDFKKNKVEKSYKGTRQKLKQDLRNENN; this comes from the coding sequence ATGGAAAAAATAATTCAAATAACAGCGGGTCGCGGACCTGCAGAATGCAGTTGGGTTGTCGTCCAAGTGCTTAAAAAAGTTTTGGAAGAGGCGCAGGATCAACAATTAGAAACCGTTTTACTGCAGCGAGAAGCAGGTCAAGAAAATGGAACGGTTGAAACTGCTTCAATTGCTGTAAAAGGAAAAAATGCCGACAGCTTTGTAAAATCTTGGATTGGAACGATTCAATGGATTGGACAGAGTCAGTTTAGAAAAATGCACAAACGCAAGAACTGGTTTATTGGAATTTTTGAAATTGAACCGCAGAAGAACGTATCAATTTCTGAAAATGATATTCAATATCAGGCCATGCGGAGTTCTGGAGCTGGCGGCCAGCATGTAAACAAAGTGAGTTCAGCAATCCGGGCTACTCATGTTCCAACAGGAATTGCAGTTGTAGCAATGGACAGTCGTTCGCAGCACCAAAACAAAAAGCTGGCAACAGAAAGATTATTAAAAAAATTAGAAGACGAAAAACTAATTCAGCTTAAAAATCATGTGGGTAGACAATGGGAAAATCAGCTTAATATTGAGCGTGGAAATCCTGTTAGAATTTTTACCGGAAGTGATTTTAAAAAGAATAAAGTGGAGAAGAGTTACAAAGGAACACGTCAGAAATTAAAACAAGATTTACGAAATGAAAACAACTGA
- the porD gene encoding type IX secretion system protein PorD, giving the protein MNKIVTLLVFLSFGFVQAQQLNCTVTINTERLTNPNNQVFKTLQTSLSEFVNKTDWTGSILKQNERINCSMYITLSSNSSDQFTGTIQIQSSRLIFNSTYSSPVLNYNDKDFNFRYTEYEPLLFNPTTYDSNLVSVVSFYCYLILGMDADTFQMGAGNQYFQTAQNIANVAQQGGFKGWSQADGIQNRYYLINDMIAPTYSDLRQTMYAYHTGLDGMSTDLKTSKEKIKSSLLLIGKLNSVKPNAFITRVFFDAKSDEIVSIFSGGPSITITDLTDVLNKVSPLNSTKWSQIKY; this is encoded by the coding sequence ATGAATAAGATAGTTACGCTATTAGTGTTTTTAAGCTTTGGTTTTGTGCAGGCACAACAGCTAAATTGTACAGTAACTATTAATACAGAACGACTTACGAACCCAAATAATCAGGTTTTTAAGACGCTTCAGACTTCCTTGTCTGAGTTTGTAAATAAAACAGACTGGACAGGATCGATTTTAAAGCAGAACGAAAGAATTAACTGTTCGATGTATATTACTTTATCATCAAATAGTTCAGATCAATTTACAGGAACCATCCAGATTCAGTCTTCAAGATTGATTTTTAATTCTACTTATTCTTCACCGGTTTTAAATTACAACGACAAAGATTTTAATTTTAGATATACAGAATACGAACCATTGTTATTCAATCCAACGACTTACGATTCTAATTTGGTTTCTGTGGTATCTTTTTATTGCTATTTGATTTTAGGTATGGATGCCGATACTTTCCAAATGGGAGCGGGTAATCAATATTTTCAAACAGCACAAAATATTGCCAATGTAGCGCAGCAGGGGGGATTTAAAGGCTGGAGTCAGGCAGACGGAATTCAGAATCGTTATTATTTAATTAATGATATGATTGCGCCTACTTACAGTGATTTACGCCAGACTATGTACGCTTATCATACTGGATTAGATGGTATGAGCACGGATCTAAAAACTTCAAAAGAAAAAATAAAATCATCATTACTGCTTATAGGTAAATTAAATTCGGTTAAGCCAAATGCGTTTATAACCAGAGTTTTCTTTGATGCAAAATCAGATGAAATTGTTTCTATTTTTTCTGGCGGACCAAGCATTACAATTACAGATTTAACAGATGTCTTGAATAAAGTGTCTCCGTTAAATTCTACTAAATGGTCACAGATTAAATATTAA
- a CDS encoding RtcB family protein, translating to MGNKLSGKDLIKLGFPKNNSINIALGQINRYRKKEKKESILTEAKDVLLNPEKYEGNGTWGKVAEGLIKPVQVRMHQLKTTRAPFTIFGENEIDQQAKFQLYDSLKLPISVAGALMPDAHSGYGLPIGGVLATDNAVIPYGVGVDIGCRMSLSIFDLPASHFKGREHQLEAILKDNTKFGMYETHASRVDHDVFYKSEFQDIPLLKNLLPKAYKQLGSSGGGNHFVEFGIAKIDNPENEWKLEKGEYFAVLSHSGSRGLGAKIAKHYTYLATKQCPLPKNVQHLAWLDLNTHDGQEYWLAMNLAGEYAKACHDDIHRRIGKAIGKRVVATIENHHNFAWKEMVNGQECIVHRKGATPAAEGQLGIIPGSMTAPGYIVKGKGNAESLNSASHGAGRLFSRAKCKSTFTQSEIKKVLKANDVTLIGGNIDEAPMAYKDITKVMTNQTDLVEVLGTFTPKIVRMDR from the coding sequence ATGGGAAATAAATTATCTGGAAAAGACCTGATCAAATTAGGCTTTCCAAAGAACAATTCAATAAACATTGCTCTAGGGCAAATAAACAGATATAGAAAAAAAGAAAAAAAGGAATCTATTCTAACAGAAGCAAAAGATGTGTTGCTAAATCCTGAAAAATATGAGGGAAATGGAACTTGGGGAAAAGTTGCCGAAGGTTTGATAAAGCCAGTTCAAGTAAGAATGCATCAGTTGAAAACAACGAGAGCTCCATTCACTATTTTCGGTGAAAATGAAATTGACCAGCAGGCAAAATTTCAATTGTATGATTCATTAAAATTACCAATTTCAGTAGCCGGGGCTTTAATGCCAGACGCACATTCAGGTTACGGATTGCCAATTGGAGGCGTTTTAGCAACAGATAATGCTGTGATTCCATACGGAGTAGGAGTTGATATTGGATGCCGAATGAGTCTCTCAATATTCGATTTGCCAGCTTCTCATTTTAAAGGAAGAGAACATCAGCTTGAAGCTATTTTAAAAGACAATACCAAGTTTGGAATGTATGAGACGCATGCATCAAGAGTAGATCATGACGTTTTTTATAAAAGCGAATTTCAAGATATTCCGTTGCTGAAGAATCTTTTACCTAAAGCTTACAAACAGTTAGGAAGTTCTGGCGGCGGAAACCATTTTGTAGAATTTGGAATTGCTAAAATCGATAATCCGGAAAACGAGTGGAAGCTCGAAAAAGGAGAGTATTTCGCTGTTCTTTCGCATAGTGGTTCACGTGGTTTAGGGGCAAAAATTGCGAAACATTACACTTATTTAGCGACTAAGCAATGTCCGCTGCCAAAAAATGTACAGCATTTGGCTTGGCTGGATTTGAATACACATGACGGTCAAGAATATTGGCTGGCAATGAATTTAGCAGGAGAATATGCCAAAGCCTGTCATGATGATATTCATAGACGAATTGGTAAAGCAATTGGAAAAAGAGTAGTGGCTACGATAGAAAATCACCACAATTTTGCTTGGAAAGAAATGGTAAACGGTCAAGAATGTATTGTCCACCGAAAAGGTGCAACTCCAGCAGCAGAAGGTCAATTGGGAATTATTCCGGGTTCAATGACTGCACCAGGTTACATTGTAAAAGGAAAAGGAAATGCAGAAAGTTTAAACTCTGCCTCTCATGGAGCTGGCCGTTTATTTTCGAGAGCAAAATGTAAAAGTACGTTTACGCAAAGTGAAATCAAAAAGGTTTTGAAAGCGAATGATGTAACCTTGATTGGAGGAAATATTGACGAAGCTCCAATGGCGTACAAAGACATTACAAAAGTAATGACCAACCAAACTGACTTAGTTGAAGTTTTGGGAACTTTTACACCAAAGATTGTTAGAATGGATCGATAA